In the genome of Paenibacillus sp. FSL R5-0766, one region contains:
- a CDS encoding sugar ABC transporter substrate-binding protein encodes MVKKKSWVTFMLLMLVSALVLAGCGGGSGASGDKELTFMFRGGTDEQKAYQAVVKKFEEDHPGVKVKIIVTAADQYATKLRAAITGNSLPDVFYINPGDVKAYVNSNVLMNLTSYIENNPDVDLDNIWKYGVDLYRYDGKMAGQGDIYGMPKDLGPFALGYNKTLFEKEGIPLPDKDKPYTWEEFIKVNQQATKDTNGDGKPDVYGTGFNVQWALQSFVWSNGGDWLDETKTKVTIDDPKFAEALQFFADMQNVYKITPSIEEAQTLDTYQRWMKGEMAFFPVGPWDMSTFEKLPFDYDLLPFPAGSTGKSATWIGSLGIGVSAKTKHPEEAAALVNYLTASKEGMQQLVDAKVQIPNLLDMADEWAKDTSTKPANKQEFIDIVEDYGRALPGNYTYNAEWYDLFFTDIQPVLDGKITAADYVKQQQPKMQKLLDKAVEQEKKSQK; translated from the coding sequence ATGGTAAAGAAAAAGAGTTGGGTCACATTTATGCTTCTTATGCTGGTAAGTGCACTGGTACTTGCGGGGTGCGGAGGAGGCAGCGGTGCAAGTGGGGACAAGGAGTTAACATTTATGTTCCGCGGCGGTACAGACGAGCAGAAAGCATACCAAGCGGTGGTCAAGAAATTCGAAGAGGATCATCCGGGTGTGAAAGTCAAAATTATCGTAACGGCTGCGGATCAATATGCAACCAAGCTCAGAGCGGCAATTACAGGCAACAGCTTGCCTGACGTATTTTATATCAATCCGGGCGACGTGAAAGCGTATGTGAACAGCAATGTGCTGATGAACCTCACTTCGTATATTGAAAACAATCCGGATGTTGATCTCGATAATATCTGGAAATACGGCGTGGACCTGTATCGTTATGATGGAAAAATGGCAGGACAGGGCGATATCTACGGTATGCCGAAGGATCTGGGGCCATTTGCACTGGGCTACAACAAAACGTTGTTTGAAAAAGAGGGCATCCCACTCCCTGACAAGGATAAACCATACACATGGGAAGAGTTCATCAAGGTGAACCAGCAAGCGACCAAGGATACCAATGGAGATGGTAAACCGGATGTATACGGTACTGGATTCAACGTACAGTGGGCACTGCAATCCTTTGTATGGAGCAACGGTGGAGATTGGTTGGATGAGACCAAAACAAAAGTAACGATTGATGATCCAAAATTCGCTGAAGCACTGCAATTCTTCGCGGATATGCAGAACGTATACAAAATTACACCTTCCATTGAGGAAGCGCAAACATTGGATACGTATCAACGCTGGATGAAAGGTGAAATGGCTTTCTTCCCTGTAGGCCCATGGGATATGAGTACATTTGAGAAATTGCCTTTCGATTATGATTTGCTGCCATTCCCTGCGGGATCAACTGGCAAATCGGCAACGTGGATCGGATCTCTGGGAATCGGAGTATCCGCGAAAACGAAACATCCAGAAGAAGCAGCAGCATTGGTGAACTACCTTACGGCTTCGAAGGAAGGCATGCAGCAACTGGTAGATGCCAAGGTACAAATTCCGAACTTGCTTGATATGGCAGACGAGTGGGCCAAAGATACATCCACGAAACCAGCCAACAAACAGGAATTCATTGATATTGTTGAAGATTACGGCCGGGCTCTGCCAGGTAACTACACGTACAATGCGGAATGGTATGACCTGTTCTTCACGGACATCCAGCCGGTATTGGATGGCAAGATTACAGCCGCAGACTATGTGAAGCAGCAACAACCGAAAATGCAAAAACTGCTCGACAAAGCGGTTGAACAAGAAAAGAAATCTCAGAAATAG